The Procambarus clarkii isolate CNS0578487 chromosome 46, FALCON_Pclarkii_2.0, whole genome shotgun sequence genome includes a region encoding these proteins:
- the LOC123770511 gene encoding glutamic acid-rich protein isoform X1: MPAYYNREGYGEGSGSVRYRGRGRGGFGQAGRESGSGGGRGYGRGGSRHGGERYNKWNEGGGRHGGSGGYRESSYGQSRFRDGPGSSWSGSGFGHFKERGGSSELHRSLSHLRGRESKIAMNILNAVLASDSSGMSGGGGERWDNGPPPRKMRRMDWDGVRSPPMHRDPQRERRIDPRKMKLKGYRGISGYARGPLEYREVTQTQLREMEMARLEMPRPEKKESKDSEKKSSATEAKQVNQDVKEGEQERATAEGDSPPAEADVKQSGCGDASEEKVADDVEMKDAEAEDKTKVKQEDEVTKKISAPQSHDDTNVVIPRAALKCHMCDMTKFPHTKAYLSHLESKNHEMMARTFHNRNAAIIDVLMFDSKLACKWKPSKKGGSARCLKCLCFMSTTIQEHCQTTEHTLVSQYSRVSCCGYKYNRAILEEHRLSLRHLKNQWDIEQETRERDEKKEQEEERIESEEAFHEKVYNFKKSNESEEPLTSDTLPPYDATKPIGLNFLYKETLYRCDMCGSHLRNPQHAEYHFRSVDHYFSLCRHLAAEEEKKELERKKLEESMKEEEAKNKEENGDENDNCEDMNNMETVDEAVEDGDGDAHAAAADTQASPGNKRADADAEVGNADVSFDSEAVASEDAGEGLERSIDSEEQMDQDKANEEEDGGNIEEDNEWSGEHDQDDAAEGEELVLNSNADGGDDEEEVIDEEGLDYEPGVGV; the protein is encoded by the exons ATGCCTGCTTACTACAATAGAGAAGGGTATGGGGAAGGCAGCGGTAGTGTACGCTACAG GGGACGAGGCCGTGGTGGTTTCGGCCAGGCGGGACGCGAGAGCGGCAGTGGTGGAGGGCGAGGCTATGGACGCGGCGGAAGTAGACACGGGGGCGAAAGATACAATAAATGGAATGAAGGCGGAGGAAGACATGGAGGATCTGGAGGCTACAGGGAGAGCAGCTATGGACAGAGTCG GTTCCGAGATGGTCCAGGGAGCAGCTGGTCGGGGTCGGGCTTCGGACACTTCAAGGAGAGAGGAGGATCATCAGAACTGCACCGGTCGCTTAGTCATCTGAGAGGCAGGGAGTCCAAAATTGCCATGAACATTTTGAATGCAGTCCTGGCTTCA GATTCATCTgggatgagtggtggtggtggtgagcgctGGGACAACGGACCTCCGCCCAGGAAGATGAGGCGTATGGACTGG GATGGGGTGCGATCACCACCCATGCACAGGGATCCCCAGCGAGAACGTCGCATAGACCCTCGCAAGATGAAATTGAAGGGCTACCGTGGCATCAGCGGCTATGCTCGTGGTCCTTTGGAGTATCGAGAGGTGACACAAACCCAGTTAAGGGAAATGGAAATGGCCAGGCTAGAAATGCCTCGTCCTGAAAAAAAGGAGAGCAAAGATAGTGAGAAAAAGTCTTCAGCAACAGAAGCAAAACAAGTAAATCAAGATGTAAAAGAAGGGGAGCAGGAGAGGGCCACAGCTGAGGGAGACAGTCCTCCTGCCGAGGCTGACGTGAAACAGAG tggttgtggtgatgcatctgaggagaaagttgcagatgATGTAGAGATGAAAGATGCTGAGGCAGAAGATAAAACTAAGGTCAAGCAGGAAGATGAGGTAACCAAGAAAATATCAGCCCCACAG AGTCATGATGACACAAATGTTGTCATTCCTCGGGCAGCGCTTAAGTGCCATATGTGTGATATGACTAAATTTCCTCACACAAAG GCTTACCTGAGTCATCTGGAGAGCAAAAACCACGAGATGATGGCTCGTACCTTCCATAACCGCAATGCTGCCATTATTGATGTCTTGATGTTTGATTCCAAG TTGGCATGCAAGTGGAAGCCGAGTAAGAAGGGTGGATCTGCCCGCTGCCTCAAGTGCTTGTGCTTCATGAGCACTACCATCCAGGAGCACTGTCAGACCACCGAGCACACG CTGGTGAGTCAGTACTCTCGGGTTAGTTGCTGCGGCTACAAGTACAACAGAGCCATCCTGGAGGAGCACCGCCTCTCTCTGCGGCACCTTAAG AACCAATGGGACATAGAACAGGAGACCCGAGAACGTGACGAGAAGAAGGAGCAAGAGGAGGAGAGGATAGAAAGTG AAGAAGCATTCCATGAAAAGGTGTACAATTTCAAGAAGTCCAATGAATCCGAGGAGCCACTAACCTCGGACACCTTGCCTCCGTATGATGCTACTAAACCCATAG GTTTAAACTTCCTTTACAAAGAGACACTGTATCGTTGCGATATGTGCGGCAGTCATTTGAGAAATCCACAGCATGCCGAATATCACTTCCGTTCCGTCGATCACTACTTCAGTTTGTGTCGCCATCTCGCCGCAGAAGAG GAGAAGAAAGAACTGGAGAGAAAGAAATTAGAAGAATctatgaaggaggaggaggcaaagAACAAAGAAGAAAATGGAGACGAGAATGACAACTGTGAGGACATGAACAATATGGAGACTGTGGACGAGGCTGTGGAAGATGGTGACGGGGATGCTCATGCTGCTGCTGCCGACACACAAGCCTCGCCTGGCAACAAGAGAGCAGATGCTGATGCTGAGGTTGGAAATGCTGATGTGTCCTTTGACTCT GAGGCTGTGGCATCGGAGGATGCTGGAGAAGGCTTGGAAAGAAGTATAGATAGTGAAGAACAAATGGATCAGGACAAAGCGAATGAAGAGGAGGATGGAGGTAATATTGAGGAAGATAATGAATGGAGCGGTGAACACGACCAGGATGATGCGGCCGAAGGGGAAGAATTGGTTCTCAACAGCAATGCCGATGG AGGTGATGACGAAGAGGAAGTTATAGACGAAGAGGGTCTGGACTACGAGCCGGGAGTTGGTGTCTAG
- the LOC123770511 gene encoding glutamic acid-rich protein isoform X2 — protein MPAYYNREGYGEGSGSVRYRGRGRGGFGQAGRESGSGGGRGYGRGGSRHGGERYNKWNEGGGRHGGSGGYRESSYGQSRFRDGPGSSWSGSGFGHFKERGGSSELHRSLSHLRGRESKIAMNILNAVLASDSSGMSGGGGERWDNGPPPRKMRRMDWDGVRSPPMHRDPQRERRIDPRKMKLKGYRGISGYARGPLEYREVTQTQLREMEMARLEMPRPEKKESKDSEKKSSATEAKQVNQDVKEGEQERATAEGDSPPAEADVKQSGCGDASEEKVADDVEMKDAEAEDKTKVKQEDEVTKKISAPQSHDDTNVVIPRAALKCHMCDMTKFPHTKAYLSHLESKNHEMMARTFHNRNAAIIDVLMFDSKLACKWKPSKKGGSARCLKCLCFMSTTIQEHCQTTEHTLVSQYSRVSCCGYKYNRAILEEHRLSLRHLKNQWDIEQETRERDEKKEQEEERIESEEAFHEKVYNFKKSNESEEPLTSDTLPPYDATKPIGLNFLYKETLYRCDMCGSHLRNPQHAEYHFRSVDHYFSLCRHLAAEEEKKELERKKLEESMKEEEAKNKEENGDENDNCEDMNNMETVDEAVEDGDGDAHAAAADTQASPGNKRADADAEEAVASEDAGEGLERSIDSEEQMDQDKANEEEDGGNIEEDNEWSGEHDQDDAAEGEELVLNSNADGGDDEEEVIDEEGLDYEPGVGV, from the exons ATGCCTGCTTACTACAATAGAGAAGGGTATGGGGAAGGCAGCGGTAGTGTACGCTACAG GGGACGAGGCCGTGGTGGTTTCGGCCAGGCGGGACGCGAGAGCGGCAGTGGTGGAGGGCGAGGCTATGGACGCGGCGGAAGTAGACACGGGGGCGAAAGATACAATAAATGGAATGAAGGCGGAGGAAGACATGGAGGATCTGGAGGCTACAGGGAGAGCAGCTATGGACAGAGTCG GTTCCGAGATGGTCCAGGGAGCAGCTGGTCGGGGTCGGGCTTCGGACACTTCAAGGAGAGAGGAGGATCATCAGAACTGCACCGGTCGCTTAGTCATCTGAGAGGCAGGGAGTCCAAAATTGCCATGAACATTTTGAATGCAGTCCTGGCTTCA GATTCATCTgggatgagtggtggtggtggtgagcgctGGGACAACGGACCTCCGCCCAGGAAGATGAGGCGTATGGACTGG GATGGGGTGCGATCACCACCCATGCACAGGGATCCCCAGCGAGAACGTCGCATAGACCCTCGCAAGATGAAATTGAAGGGCTACCGTGGCATCAGCGGCTATGCTCGTGGTCCTTTGGAGTATCGAGAGGTGACACAAACCCAGTTAAGGGAAATGGAAATGGCCAGGCTAGAAATGCCTCGTCCTGAAAAAAAGGAGAGCAAAGATAGTGAGAAAAAGTCTTCAGCAACAGAAGCAAAACAAGTAAATCAAGATGTAAAAGAAGGGGAGCAGGAGAGGGCCACAGCTGAGGGAGACAGTCCTCCTGCCGAGGCTGACGTGAAACAGAG tggttgtggtgatgcatctgaggagaaagttgcagatgATGTAGAGATGAAAGATGCTGAGGCAGAAGATAAAACTAAGGTCAAGCAGGAAGATGAGGTAACCAAGAAAATATCAGCCCCACAG AGTCATGATGACACAAATGTTGTCATTCCTCGGGCAGCGCTTAAGTGCCATATGTGTGATATGACTAAATTTCCTCACACAAAG GCTTACCTGAGTCATCTGGAGAGCAAAAACCACGAGATGATGGCTCGTACCTTCCATAACCGCAATGCTGCCATTATTGATGTCTTGATGTTTGATTCCAAG TTGGCATGCAAGTGGAAGCCGAGTAAGAAGGGTGGATCTGCCCGCTGCCTCAAGTGCTTGTGCTTCATGAGCACTACCATCCAGGAGCACTGTCAGACCACCGAGCACACG CTGGTGAGTCAGTACTCTCGGGTTAGTTGCTGCGGCTACAAGTACAACAGAGCCATCCTGGAGGAGCACCGCCTCTCTCTGCGGCACCTTAAG AACCAATGGGACATAGAACAGGAGACCCGAGAACGTGACGAGAAGAAGGAGCAAGAGGAGGAGAGGATAGAAAGTG AAGAAGCATTCCATGAAAAGGTGTACAATTTCAAGAAGTCCAATGAATCCGAGGAGCCACTAACCTCGGACACCTTGCCTCCGTATGATGCTACTAAACCCATAG GTTTAAACTTCCTTTACAAAGAGACACTGTATCGTTGCGATATGTGCGGCAGTCATTTGAGAAATCCACAGCATGCCGAATATCACTTCCGTTCCGTCGATCACTACTTCAGTTTGTGTCGCCATCTCGCCGCAGAAGAG GAGAAGAAAGAACTGGAGAGAAAGAAATTAGAAGAATctatgaaggaggaggaggcaaagAACAAAGAAGAAAATGGAGACGAGAATGACAACTGTGAGGACATGAACAATATGGAGACTGTGGACGAGGCTGTGGAAGATGGTGACGGGGATGCTCATGCTGCTGCTGCCGACACACAAGCCTCGCCTGGCAACAAGAGAGCAGATGCTGATGCTGAG GAGGCTGTGGCATCGGAGGATGCTGGAGAAGGCTTGGAAAGAAGTATAGATAGTGAAGAACAAATGGATCAGGACAAAGCGAATGAAGAGGAGGATGGAGGTAATATTGAGGAAGATAATGAATGGAGCGGTGAACACGACCAGGATGATGCGGCCGAAGGGGAAGAATTGGTTCTCAACAGCAATGCCGATGG AGGTGATGACGAAGAGGAAGTTATAGACGAAGAGGGTCTGGACTACGAGCCGGGAGTTGGTGTCTAG